The following DNA comes from Dermacentor andersoni chromosome 2, qqDerAnde1_hic_scaffold, whole genome shotgun sequence.
GGTGGTTACGGCTCCGGTTCCGGTTACCCATATGTTAGCGGCACTGACAAGTTTGGCTACCCGTACTATAGGAGCGGCTATTACGGAGGCGGATTGTATGGTGGGCAAAGCGGTTACAGTGGAGACTATACTCGCTCTTATGGCTGTTATTCAAGCGGCTGCGCAAGTTACACACCCTCTTATCCGTACTATGGCGGCTACCCGTACAACAGTGGCTATCCATACGCAGGGGGTAGCTATGGCAGTTCCATGTACTATAACAGTTACGGAAGCTACCCTTACTACGGTAGTGGATACGGAGGGCAGCCGAGCTACGGAGGTGGATATCCTTCTTACGGCAATGGTCATGGCACATATTACGCAAGTGGGGGTGGTCAAATAAGTCACCCCTCTTACAGTACTGGTTATTACAGTCCTCAAGGCAATGGATACGGCTATGGGTATGGATATCCATATTATAATCAAGGTAGCAGTTACAATAATGGCTACAGGGGCTATTCGACTGGAAAGTACTCTGGTGGTGGCTCGTACCCGTATGATTATTACGGAGCTCAATATAACCGCTACTACCCAGACTATCATCGTCATTATTACTATCCGGGAATGACTCGGGGCTGGTACGATTGTACTAACTATCCAACAGCAGTCAACAAGGGCTACGCTGTCTCAGGATCCGAAGGCATAAAACAAAAAGTTGAtcttatcaaacagaacaccgaTAAAATAAAGAGGACGTTCACGCGGAGGTCTATTCGGGAGTTGCTGAAAAGCTCCGAATTCACCGCCCCAGAGACCAGGAGGGCCAACGATCGGGGTCCTATGCTGGACCTCTCAAACGACGGTCTCGGCGCTGGTATGACACTTCTATCCCAAAACGGTGCGACGAAAAAAGACGCTCCCGCCAGCCTGTTTCAGACTACAGATAAGGCGAGGTCGTTTGCCAAGACAGAGGGACCCAGCAACAGCGAACAGCGCATCACGTCCGAAATGGTGGAGAGCTTCGAGAAGAGGCTGACGGCCATGAACCGCATGTTCGAGGAGCTGCTGACTCCTAAGGAGATGCAGGAAAACGGCGAGTACTTCACGAGACGCGTTCAGACGTACCGCAGGCTGCTAGACCAGATGCAGCAGCGTGGCATGGGAGTCGGCGCGTTGCCGCACGACGTCGACTCGCAAAATGTGCTGCGTCAGCTCAGAACGCTCGAGAACGAGTTGGACGACCACCGGAGGCGGGCGCTGCGAACTCTTTACCATGCCTTGACCGACTCGGACCTGACGGTGTCAGATAAGCTCAAAGTGCTCGCCACCGTGTACAACTTCGCCAAAGGAGACATGAGCGAGGAAAGCGACGAGGTTGCCCAATCTACGGAAAGAAGCGTGATCTCGTCGGAGGCTGAAAATGGAAAGGCGTCCGAAAATGGCGACTCGATCACAGATGCAGACGCGAAGCAGTTTTACGATAGGCTGGATAAGTTCTTGGAACTTATACAGAACACGGAGCCGCCAACCTCTGACGAAGGAGGCGAAGGAAGGTCCGACACTTCGGCTGGTACTTCGAAGTCCTTGTCCAACAGCCTGGAATCTTCAAGCTCAGAGTCATCGAGTTCAGAGTCTGACAGCTCCGATGACCGGACAAAGTTCGAAATCAAAGGATCGGTCAGCTTGGCGGTTGATGTGGAAGGAAAGACTGACTTCGGCGCTGACAACATTGGTAAACTTATGAAAACAATACTGTCCTGAAGGCTCAAGGTCCGTGAACGCAGAGTACTTTATTCTAATAAAGCCAATTCGATTCCTATATCCTTATTTCTTTGCAACTTCTTGTTTTTCGTCTTtacgctatgaaaaaaaaaaagttgtgtttAGTGCGAACTTCACTGACAGTAGAGACCTGTTCTGAACTGTATACACCTCTTGTGAAAATTTTGAACGAATCGAACTCGGCTCTACAGGCACTGAAAAGCGTTGACAGTcagtttagcgtacgctaaagaggatgaagccTGTGCGCTCACTagacattaattaaattatttGACATTATCCCtggaatgcgttgttacttcataTTAATtgctttctcccaccaaaggtcgtagcTTCGAGTGCCTTTATTAACTTAATAGtcttaattaacatcaaaggtcgtgggttcgagtcccaccaatggtcgtgtgTTAGGTCATCAATGGTGGCAtcatgaattttggtgccattgaattttggtcccaacAAATGTCGTTGCGACGGTTCGACTCCAACCaaacgtcgtgggttcgactaacttaattaactatgccttaattaacaccaaaggtgtgggttcgaccatcaatgtAGCACCCCggttttggtgccattgaattttggtccaaTCAAAGGTCGAGGATACGACTCCATTAATTAACTTTCCCTTAATTAAGAccacaggtcgtgggttcgactccctccTAAGGTCAAAGCgtcgactcccaccaaatgtcgtgggtttcTTCAGCTATCAGACTTCAATTGCGTGAATGTTCAAGAAGCATTCATCAATATAACTTATTTATTCGTATTGAGGCGGTGGTGAATGCGGTGGCGGTGGTTGACTAGATTATTTTGATCCTGTTGAAAAGGAACCTTTGTGCGTAATCCGCCAGAACGTGTTAATAAATTTCATTTTCAAGGGTGTGGTGCTTTGGCCTAAATGATAGATTAAGGGTTTGTGGGGTATATAACGAAATGTAAAAGAAAGAGTGCTTATGATCTATAGTTGCCCTTTAGACCGGCTTCCAGGGCGAAGCCCCACGAGCACCGGAGAATGCCTCTGACGTCGACCAGCTACGGAATAAAGGCAAGATTCCCACATAGCGGTAAAATCAAGATAAACATTGGAAATCGTCTGAAAATATTTGAACAGTgataaaaggaaaaggaaagcagTCGACAAGCGCACAGACCTACCTTGTACAGCAGGTACGTACCCAGAGGGGTACGAGCCTGCTAATTGTTTATGCATACAAGTAATGCGTCACGGGGCAATGAGTAGCACAGGTTCTCTATAGATGACCTCTAAGAGGGCGGCAAGACCTTCGTCGAACTGGGAGGACACGACCTTCAAAACTTCTTGAGGTTTTTCACTAGAAAAGAGTCATCTACCTCCAATATATTTAGCTTATCTCGCAAGAACAAGGCATGAGACTTTTACCACGTGTCTATTTCAGACGCTATGACACTTAGGGGAATTTATCGCGCCTGTAATTAATGATTTGTTTTTATCCAGTCTTTACGATATCCTCTTGACGCGTATTACGAGCACAAAAGTTTTTAGATGCCTGAGATACGCGGATGACTACTTGTTTGTGCCTAAGTGTGACGTCGAATCTGAAGCTTCTAACGTACAAACATTGGTTCGAGAATGTTCGCAGCCGTAAGAACTGATGCGTGAAGTTCCGGGCGACGATGGGCCTATGAGATCCCTCGATGTATGTTTTCACTTTCATGCAAACCGCTCCTGCTGGTCTTCCGAATCTAGTGGAAAGGAACCATTGTTGTCATTTAGCTTCTCCCACTCGAAATTGGGTAAGAGAAGCATCGTCAGACACTGGATGCATTGATAATGCTCTAAAGAAATCATCTTCGCATCTAGTAGGGGACCGCCTTTATAGCCAAAAGGCTTGCCTCACGCAAGCAGGATATCCCGACCGCATTATCGGTTGCGGAAGCACTACTCAGGAAACGACCTTCCAGCTGTCAGGCTTACAAAACAGCTGTATTCGATGGCCGAAGCAAGTCTGCCGCTATGTCATATACCTGCACAAAATCTCCCACACCATAAAGAAGTGGGTACTCCGGCAAAGGTTAGCGTAATTTTCACTGTCCTGAACAAGCTGAAAAAGTATGTAAGTGCAGCAACACAGTTGcggataaaaagtaaaaaaaaaatcgccacccaagcactccgtacagatggttaaccagcgaagctgaaacgtacgGCCCCCgtttttatcactgggttaattccaacggttcgttaaacgacggctttgtaggctgccggatcctctgTACTcaattgctgcttgcgctcggctgcgtgagcctgttcttgcgcccgggctgcagcatcggcacggcgtagacgagctcgttcccggttctggtctgctgcctgctcctcaggagtacgtatgacgcgtggcctacccatttcggagcaggCGAGAAACTGCTTCgcgtgcgctcggctgcgacggagagcaacgacgtcactactggcgcaactAATCCAACACTGCCTGGATAGCACAACGCCTTTTCActctgatccatgacgtcatgttacctggcccaaTTGCCATAGAATCAAATggagatgctcccgagtaggcaacaatAATTTTGCCTCCACCGCTTTCATCACCCCAGCCTTGTCAagggaaatttcgggccaggtagcgtgacgtaaTAGATCGGAGTAaataggccttgtgctatctaggtggtgttggctaatcgcgcgcctccccccctctctctctctctctctcctcttcttTCACATGCGCATGGACTTGCGCCGGagaagttttcggcgtacaggcgaccgacagacggacggccGGACGAATCcgctagccatacacagcttcgctgtaaaaagtagGTTGTGAGTTGTAAAAAGTAGGTTGTAGGTTGCCTCTTTTCCAAGAATGTTTCGTTGTGTGcaagcacaaaaaagaaataacgagaCCAATAATTGAAATCACAACTATTGATAAACTAGGCCAAGATTCTGTTAGCACGCCTTAACTAGCTTTAACAAGGAAAGCATTGTATCTCGATGAATCTTGATTTGCGCATGCCTGAGTTGTTGCGTGGCATATATAAATAGCGATCCGGCTTCCAATAAACATTCTGTTGAAATTTAGCGTTTGTGTGTGCCCCTTCGCGTgtccatgtaaaaaaaaatgtttctacaCTAAAACACTATATCAATTCTAAGAGGTGTGGGAAGTTGCGTGTTCGTGAAATACTTTAGCATTCTGCAGCAGCAGACAATGATTTCGGAGAAATATTCCAAGTGAGACCAGCATTACCTCGCGTTTCACGGAAATTGCCTTTAAAGAAGTTGTAATTGTCGAACTAGGTCACATTGAAAACATGCTTCAGGAAAAAAATATAAGTGTCTAGTTGCATCCTATTGAAATGTGTCTTCAGAAAAAGTATAAAAAGAGACCATTTGCTTTCTACTAAAAATTGCTGTTAGAAGAAAATGGCTTCAGTTTATAAAAATATTGTAGTGAAAACTGTCCTTATAAAAAGTAACTTCAATTTTTAAAGACGCCCTATTAATAATTGCCTTTATAAAAAGTAACTTCAATTTCTAAACACACTTTTTAGAAAGTGTTCTTTAGAGAAAGGTAACTAGGCTGTCTTTTGGCATTGCATAAATAAGTGTTACTTGAGTGTACTTGTAAACAGGATGTCACTAAAGTCACAAGGAGATTGTTAGGAATTATAAAGAATGTTATAGGCATATCTGTAAGGGCACTGCGGTTGCGGTTAATAACCAGTGGGTCAGCCGATGTAAAAGCCCGCCGCGCACTGCCGAGGAACTGCGAAAGATTTTCGGCCGTGTCTTCGTTAGCTAGATTATTTATCTCTGTAATGCAGCCCTCAAAGCGCTAATCAGTGCATCTTTGCCGTCGACGTGTGCGCTCAAGTATAGTGGCGTAACATGTGCCCGCAACCCAGGAGCCCTGCAAGAATATAATTTCGTACGAGGCTGGTCAACGTACGCAAGCGGATGCTGATAAATAACAAAAACGGTTTATTAACGCTGGCGTCTAGTGACGGGCGTCGCACTAAATTCGAGGCCATATAGGAGCCCTCCACCAGCACGTTCAAACAACGCTGCTAAACCGAACGATTGCCAAGAACATGAACAGTGGGCGCAATTTGTAACGATCCATGTTGTTTTCCGTTTCGATCGCTTGTCGTCGCGCCGAATGCTCAAGCCTGGATATAACAACGGCCTGGCATTTGGTgcagttgcgctgctaagcacgaggtcgctggatcaaatcccgcgacctcgtgcatgttaaagaaccccaagtgaccaaaattaatccggagtcccccgctacggcgtgcctcataatcagatcgtggttttggcacataaaagccCACAATTTTTTAACGTCGCAGCTTCATCAGAGCCAATGGAAAGCTAAAGGGGTCGTTATAAGACACGCCCCCTTGGCTGCGCCTGTGTAGCAGATTATCGCCACTGTGCATGGTTAAGCGCCCGCAACATGTAGCGCATGCATATATTTCGTGCCGCAACGCCACAAGCTCCTTCAACAGAGGCGTGTGCACCTTATCGCGGgagagtagcggtggcgtcggCAGAAAACACGTTACGTGGAGGCAGTGGTCCAGTGCGTCTGAGTGACGTTCTCGCGCAGGCCATTTCGAATACATCACCGGGATGACGTTCTCGCatcattacgggatgctttgagTAAATTTGACCCTAAATGACTGTAATGGGTTAAGGAAAAAGTTGTAAAACGCTCTTTAGCGCGTTTGAGCGTCTTGAAATGCCTTTAGTGAATCACCAGCTCACCGCTGTTTTTGAACTGCTGATTCAGGCAAGTTACAGGCAGAGTCACGCGCCACCATATTTCGACCTAATTGGCGCTAAATTGTCAATAAATGTTCGTTCTGAACTGAAGAAGGTTTTTTTATATCCATTTGTTTCATATCTTGCTCTATGAAAACACGAATTTAAATTCATGTGTATCTATGGGAATTTCAGCGGGAAATACGATTACCTTGTTATATCTATTAGTTCATTGTTGTGCAGCCCGTTTTATTATAACTAAGTTTGACTGCACAtcaaacaacaaagaaagaaacacaatAAAAAGGTTATGGTAATTCACGGACAGTACCTTGTACTTTTCAAATAAAGATCATTGAATCTGAGAACGCGTGTAGTTATACAACAAAATTTTCATATGAAGATAGTTTGTGCATGGCGAGGGGAAATGGTGCAGCAGAAACATTTGAACAATATCTGGTGGACCTCCACAGCATCCATCCAGCGATAAAGGTGAAAGCAGAAGCAGGCTCCGGTTTTAAGAACAGTAGGGGAAACGCAATTGAACCTGGGGGCGGTGGGGACTATAGTAATTAAAAGACGGCTGGGAGATTGATGGtgcaaacgaaaaaagaaacttgaaataAGATGAGTCTTCCATTTTGAATAATTGCAAATTAGTATATAAAAGTAATTAAATATTTAGATGCACCAAAGAGTTAAAAAATCGAGCTCTGTGGCATATTTACTACTACCCCGTTTGAAAGGCAGCGCTCATACTTCTGCATGTTAAGTGTCTTTTTGGAGCCTACAGCCGTGTTATTGCGAATGCTTGATCAGTGCCAGAACCACCCTAATGAAAAAAATAAGACGCAGGGTATTATAACAGTAAAATAAAATTGTTTGAATCTTCATAACAGAATATTGAAATGTCTTTATTCGTGAACAGAATGAATTTTTGAAGCTCTATGGTCAAAATTACACACCTCACAGATTCTTTTTCTGCAAGCACAGTTAAGAAGATTAGACTAGATATGCATAGCGTCGTCCCTGAAGTTACCTCTTCGCCAACGTTCACCATTCAGTTTCACGGTATTCTTCCAAAAAAGTCGGTTTCTGCTCAGAAGTTATTTCTGTGGCCTTTCTTTAAGAAGAACACAAAAAGCATTTCCAACCTAAATTATACAATTGACTGCCGTTATTTTGACCTTGGTCAATTCGACTTATCACATAATTCGAATCCACTGAAATGCCATTCCGAGGGAAACCATGAATTGTTATGGAAAAAAAAACTCGTATAGTTCGAGTGCGAAAGTATTGTCTTCCGGTTAATTCGATCCTCACCGGCGTCCCCTCATGCGTGCAGCGCTCTACAAAGGCTTTAAAACATAAGAAAATCAGCAGACGGCGCAACTGCTTCCATAGGCCTGAGGCTATTTCATGTTTATCTTCTGCTGCCGGCTGACGTTCCTTCCAACCGTGAAGCTATCCGTTACTGCTTGTTTCGGGTTGTGTCCACATTCAGTGATATGCTTCATCGATT
Coding sequences within:
- the LOC126541625 gene encoding uncharacterized protein, whose protein sequence is MRAPLLTCAALVACCCCLAGAQDDTTDAPDVSTDQPPPATTPPPPPPPPGINPNHSYYPPSYRPHFGGYNPNGYWNRYPSHGYYPPSWSYRPPAYHPPPTTYEWWRQFNRKPSFEHGGWNGGAGGYGYLPSAGAGNMHPYYSNSWWQPYYVAVGYYRRSSYPPQTGPNYPPQASSNYPSYGGHYGGYGSGSGYPYVSGTDKFGYPYYRSGYYGGGLYGGQSGYSGDYTRSYGCYSSGCASYTPSYPYYGGYPYNSGYPYAGGSYGSSMYYNSYGSYPYYGSGYGGQPSYGGGYPSYGNGHGTYYASGGGQISHPSYSTGYYSPQGNGYGYGYGYPYYNQGSSYNNGYRGYSTGKYSGGGSYPYDYYGAQYNRYYPDYHRHYYYPGMTRGWYDCTNYPTAVNKGYAVSGSEGIKQKVDLIKQNTDKIKRTFTRRSIRELLKSSEFTAPETRRANDRGPMLDLSNDGLGAGMTLLSQNGATKKDAPASLFQTTDKARSFAKTEGPSNSEQRITSEMVESFEKRLTAMNRMFEELLTPKEMQENGEYFTRRVQTYRRLLDQMQQRGMGVGALPHDVDSQNVLRQLRTLENELDDHRRRALRTLYHALTDSDLTVSDKLKVLATVYNFAKGDMSEESDEVAQSTERSVISSEAENGKASENGDSITDADAKQFYDRLDKFLELIQNTEPPTSDEGGEGRSDTSAGTSKSLSNSLESSSSESSSSESDSSDDRTKFEIKGSVSLAVDVEGKTDFGADNIGKLMKTILS